From the Butyrivibrio fibrisolvens genome, one window contains:
- a CDS encoding alpha/beta hydrolase family protein: MATILLLIILVIEIGFTVSEFLRKPLKKEWISRRLLLCIAEMAFLLLLLLPGTGSSIRYKGLAGLLVIRLIIALISFLVSRKNEKPKKRVTIVLSCIGGIIIFAMSMLPAFVIRDYNGRETTGEYEFAQAQAILIDENRVETFEDDGSYREVPVHFYFPKNIDDFKEDSLPLVIFSHGAFGYYQSNSSTYMELASHGYVVVSLDHPYHSFFTKDSSGKTITVDPEFFNTALNVGSSDVPESEIYDITSKWMDLRIADMNFVIDELKEAGDSEALSDAWLYDEKDKGIIESVIEATDFDKIGLMGHSLGGATAVTVGRRDDISAVIDIDGTMLGEETGVENGVVTINDEPYRAPLLAIDNEEHHNSEIEAVQNSYAYANNVVLQNATCGYETYFKNAGHMNFTDLPLISPFLADMLGTGSVDAGECIDTMNGIILRFYDCYLKNEGEFSVEESY, from the coding sequence ATGGCAACTATTTTATTACTTATCATACTTGTTATCGAAATCGGCTTTACAGTATCAGAGTTTTTAAGAAAACCCTTAAAGAAAGAATGGATCTCCAGAAGGCTCCTGCTGTGTATTGCAGAAATGGCATTTTTGCTTCTTTTGCTCCTTCCTGGAACGGGATCATCCATAAGGTACAAGGGACTTGCTGGTCTTCTGGTTATAAGGCTTATAATTGCACTAATTTCATTTTTGGTGAGTCGTAAAAACGAAAAGCCTAAAAAGCGTGTTACAATAGTATTATCTTGTATAGGTGGAATTATCATTTTCGCAATGAGTATGCTTCCTGCATTTGTTATAAGGGATTATAACGGTAGGGAGACGACAGGAGAGTATGAATTTGCGCAGGCTCAGGCGATACTTATTGATGAAAACAGAGTAGAGACCTTTGAAGACGATGGTTCTTATCGTGAAGTTCCGGTTCATTTTTATTTTCCAAAGAACATAGATGATTTTAAGGAAGACAGCCTTCCTCTTGTAATATTCAGCCACGGCGCTTTTGGTTATTATCAGAGTAACAGCTCTACTTATATGGAGCTTGCAAGCCACGGATATGTTGTAGTAAGTCTTGACCACCCGTATCATTCTTTTTTCACAAAAGATTCTTCAGGTAAGACAATTACAGTTGATCCGGAGTTTTTTAATACAGCTCTTAATGTTGGCAGCAGCGATGTTCCGGAATCAGAAATCTATGACATTACATCTAAGTGGATGGATCTTCGCATTGCTGACATGAATTTTGTAATAGATGAACTTAAGGAAGCTGGAGATAGCGAAGCTTTGTCAGACGCATGGCTTTATGATGAGAAGGATAAAGGCATCATCGAATCTGTTATTGAAGCAACTGACTTTGATAAAATAGGTCTGATGGGACATTCACTTGGTGGTGCAACTGCTGTTACGGTGGGAAGAAGAGATGATATATCTGCAGTTATAGATATTGACGGAACGATGCTTGGCGAAGAGACAGGCGTAGAAAACGGCGTAGTTACGATAAATGATGAGCCTTATCGGGCACCTCTTCTTGCAATAGATAATGAGGAGCATCATAACAGCGAAATCGAGGCAGTACAGAACTCGTATGCATATGCCAATAATGTTGTTTTGCAAAACGCGACCTGCGGATATGAAACGTACTTTAAGAACGCAGGACATATGAATTTTACAGATCTTCCGCTTATATCTCCATTCCTTGCAGATATGCTTGGCACAGGAAGTGTGGATGCGGGAGAGTGCATTGATACCATGAACGGCATCATCTTAAGATTCTATGACTGCTATCTAAAAAACGAAGGAGAATTCTCTGTAGAAGAGAGTTATTGA
- a CDS encoding serine hydrolase domain-containing protein: MALSSDLYVGELLMRLVGHQTGEISKVDYKPQKPAFYKEPQEGETFLERATPESQGVSSRWVKDLFEALHECPKANMHKIMVMRHGKVIGETAFAPYDLDYWHIVHSLSKSVTGMAIGILIGEGKLNITDKLIDLLPDKKTLNSMLRLRDVTIEHLLSMTSGVQFNEAGAISGNDWVKGFMDSGTSFAPGKEFSYNSMNSYMLSAVVTAITGQSLFDFVKERIFDPMGIKRVFWEACPKGITKGGWGLFLRIEDMCKLGQLYLQKGKWEGKQLVPEGWVVASTTKHATTDIPDAPGYGYHLWLLNSREGSYIFNGMLGQNVYIFPDIDMVLAVNAGNNEVFQTGAMTDILYEKMRDIEVSDEPLSEDPMTSRFLDKTIDRIMEKEVPGKLILRGGWNRRSDAYDNQQDKIMRIRTLYGSYYDLGDSGIGIFPLMMQITHNNFTDGITKIGFVPVDRKRFGVQIYEGDQIYTLLCGADMYENKVSFNIHGEVYDAVVKTRLSTDEYNRMAIMLRIFFLEETSERRINIYLGSKYDQEDTRGFRGSNIPDGIDVHFNEYPGNNLLSGALSTITSSKGIQGMIMNKLDEFGASFLVGKTIHYTINPRVHGFLIKEEDNGVVGSGDNEDDIKKVNIDIENINASNEDKDSTDIDNSDKL, encoded by the coding sequence ATGGCACTTTCATCGGATCTTTATGTTGGAGAACTTCTTATGCGCCTTGTCGGTCATCAGACAGGCGAGATCAGCAAAGTTGATTATAAACCGCAAAAACCGGCATTTTATAAAGAGCCTCAAGAAGGCGAGACATTCCTTGAAAGAGCAACACCTGAGTCTCAGGGCGTTTCATCAAGGTGGGTCAAGGACCTTTTTGAAGCACTTCATGAATGCCCCAAGGCCAATATGCACAAGATAATGGTGATGCGACATGGCAAGGTTATAGGCGAGACTGCATTTGCTCCATATGATCTTGATTACTGGCATATCGTCCACTCCCTGTCCAAGTCTGTAACAGGCATGGCTATAGGTATCCTCATAGGCGAAGGCAAGTTAAACATCACAGATAAACTTATAGACCTTCTTCCTGACAAAAAAACTCTTAATTCCATGCTGCGTCTTCGTGATGTGACTATAGAACATCTACTGTCCATGACCAGCGGCGTTCAGTTCAATGAAGCGGGCGCTATCTCAGGTAATGACTGGGTCAAGGGCTTTATGGACTCTGGCACATCTTTTGCTCCGGGCAAGGAGTTTAGCTACAATTCCATGAACTCATACATGCTCTCAGCGGTAGTTACTGCCATAACAGGTCAGAGCCTTTTTGATTTTGTCAAAGAAAGAATCTTTGATCCCATGGGCATTAAGCGCGTATTCTGGGAAGCATGTCCCAAAGGCATCACCAAAGGCGGCTGGGGCCTATTCCTTCGAATAGAAGATATGTGCAAATTAGGCCAGCTCTACCTTCAAAAAGGCAAGTGGGAAGGTAAACAGCTGGTTCCTGAAGGCTGGGTTGTGGCATCTACTACCAAGCATGCCACAACTGACATCCCTGATGCTCCCGGCTATGGCTATCACTTGTGGCTTTTAAACAGCAGGGAAGGTTCGTATATCTTCAACGGAATGCTGGGACAAAATGTCTATATATTCCCGGATATCGACATGGTCCTTGCTGTTAATGCAGGCAATAACGAAGTGTTCCAGACTGGTGCTATGACAGACATCCTCTATGAGAAGATGAGAGATATTGAGGTTTCAGATGAGCCTTTATCAGAAGATCCCATGACTTCCAGATTCCTTGATAAGACTATAGATCGCATTATGGAAAAAGAGGTTCCGGGTAAGCTCATACTCCGAGGTGGGTGGAACAGAAGGTCCGATGCCTATGATAATCAACAGGACAAGATCATGAGGATCAGAACCCTTTATGGAAGTTATTATGATCTTGGCGATAGCGGAATAGGTATCTTCCCACTTATGATGCAGATAACACACAACAATTTTACAGATGGTATTACAAAGATTGGATTTGTACCTGTAGACAGAAAGAGGTTCGGCGTTCAGATCTATGAAGGTGATCAGATCTATACACTTTTATGCGGCGCTGACATGTATGAGAACAAGGTTTCTTTTAATATACACGGTGAAGTGTATGATGCGGTAGTTAAGACAAGGCTTTCGACTGATGAATACAACAGAATGGCGATAATGCTAAGGATCTTTTTCTTAGAAGAGACCAGTGAAAGGCGTATCAACATTTACCTTGGAAGTAAGTATGATCAGGAGGACACAAGAGGATTTAGAGGCAGCAATATACCTGATGGAATCGATGTCCATTTTAATGAATATCCAGGCAATAACCTCTTGTCAGGGGCTCTGTCTACGATCACCAGCAGCAAGGGGATTCAAGGCATGATCATGAACAAGCTTGACGAGTTTGGTGCGTCATTCCTTGTAGGAAAGACAATACATTATACGATCAATCCCAGAGTCCACGGCTTTCTTATAAAAGAAGAGGACAATGGCGTAGTGGGAAGTGGTGATAACGAGGATGATATTAAAAAGGTTAATATAGATATTGAAAATATAAATGCAAGTAATGAAGATAAGGATAGCACAGATATAGACAATTCTGATAAGCTTTAA
- the tyrS gene encoding tyrosine--tRNA ligase, whose amino-acid sequence MGVYEELEARGLLAQVTDGEKIRELINSGKATFYIGFDCTADSLTAGHFMALTLMKRLQMAGNKPIALIGGGTTMIGDPSGRTDMRKMLTREDIDHNAECFKKQMEKFIDFSDGKALMVNNADWLLKLNYVDLLREVGACFSVNNMLRAECYKQRMEKGLSFLEFNYMIMQSYDFYHMFQEYDCNLEFGGDDQWSNMLGGTELIRRKLGKDAHAMTITLLTDSQGKKMGKTAGNAVWLDPKKTSPYDFYQYWRNVGDADVIKCIRMLTFLPLEQIEEMATWKDAKLNEAKEILAYELTNMVHGEEEAKKAQEASKALFAGGGDSANVPSVALKEEDFRDGKVDILQVLVSAGLCATRSEARRNVQQGGVTVADEKVTDVATTYDKEFFDGDGVMVRRGKKAFKKVTL is encoded by the coding sequence ATGGGAGTTTATGAAGAACTCGAGGCAAGAGGCCTTCTTGCCCAGGTAACAGATGGAGAGAAGATAAGAGAGCTTATCAACAGTGGTAAGGCTACATTCTACATTGGCTTTGACTGTACAGCAGATTCACTTACAGCTGGTCACTTTATGGCACTTACACTTATGAAGAGACTTCAGATGGCAGGTAACAAGCCGATCGCGCTTATCGGCGGCGGTACAACAATGATTGGTGATCCATCAGGACGTACAGATATGCGTAAGATGCTTACAAGAGAAGACATCGACCACAACGCAGAGTGCTTCAAGAAGCAGATGGAGAAGTTCATCGATTTTTCTGATGGCAAGGCACTTATGGTCAACAACGCTGACTGGCTCTTAAAGCTCAACTACGTAGATCTTCTTCGTGAGGTTGGTGCATGCTTCTCAGTTAACAATATGCTCAGAGCAGAGTGCTACAAGCAGCGTATGGAGAAGGGCCTGTCCTTCCTTGAATTCAACTACATGATCATGCAGTCTTACGACTTCTATCACATGTTCCAGGAGTACGATTGTAACCTTGAGTTTGGTGGAGACGATCAGTGGTCCAACATGCTTGGTGGTACAGAGCTTATCCGTCGTAAGCTTGGTAAGGATGCTCATGCTATGACTATCACACTTCTTACTGACTCTCAGGGCAAGAAGATGGGTAAGACAGCAGGAAACGCTGTATGGCTTGATCCTAAGAAGACATCACCATACGATTTCTACCAGTACTGGAGAAATGTTGGCGATGCTGATGTTATCAAGTGCATCAGAATGCTTACATTCCTTCCTCTTGAGCAGATCGAAGAGATGGCTACATGGAAGGATGCTAAGCTCAATGAAGCCAAAGAGATCCTTGCATACGAGCTTACAAACATGGTTCATGGCGAGGAAGAAGCTAAGAAGGCTCAGGAAGCTTCCAAAGCACTCTTTGCAGGCGGCGGTGACTCTGCAAATGTTCCTTCTGTAGCTCTTAAGGAAGAGGATTTCAGAGATGGCAAGGTTGATATCCTTCAGGTACTTGTATCTGCAGGTCTTTGCGCTACAAGATCAGAAGCAAGACGTAATGTTCAGCAGGGCGGCGTAACTGTAGCAGACGAGAAAGTTACTGACGTAGCTACTACATATGACAAAGAGTTCTTTGATGGAGACGGTGTAATGGTTCGTCGTGGTAAGAAGGCATTTAAGAAGGTTACACTTTGA
- a CDS encoding metallopeptidase TldD-related protein: protein MKTHSLSLYAANKTGRPVVKNTGWDLIVEPGDKSLEEMIKSVDKGLIMGGYSGGEPGTNGEFSGVAKNSFFIENGEVKYAVSETMVNGNLGEIVKNIRDISKEQICDGSSVVPYIAVSGVVISGK from the coding sequence CTGAAAACTCACAGCTTAAGTTTATATGCTGCTAATAAAACAGGAAGACCAGTAGTTAAGAATACAGGTTGGGATCTTATTGTTGAGCCTGGAGATAAGTCGCTAGAAGAAATGATCAAGTCTGTTGATAAAGGATTGATCATGGGTGGATATTCCGGTGGAGAACCTGGAACAAATGGAGAATTCTCCGGAGTTGCCAAGAACAGCTTCTTTATCGAAAACGGAGAAGTAAAGTATGCAGTATCCGAGACTATGGTAAACGGAAATCTTGGAGAGATCGTAAAAAATATCCGTGATATCTCCAAGGAACAGATTTGCGACGGAAGCTCTGTTGTTCCATATATTGCTGTTAGCGGCGTAGTTATTTCAGGTAAATAA
- a CDS encoding DUF3298 and DUF4163 domain-containing protein yields the protein MRKRLNKHIKKIVAPVFAAALLAGCSMPDMSLTKDSFEGDSEEMIGDAGESLSADENIDATKEDKGTSSDSSADASTVADEDSDTDDNKVPVTDIADIPIYKVIGRYDTRRSDDDNKTLLLTTSFSSVMIIDDYKDEYPKLYEVLRQRADEGLETYTSDSESMYSEATEHYESIKDSEPPYNEDEFPSYYNDACDKVTRSDSRILSIVSENDLYAGGAHPYHYMVGVSFIVATGETIALSDVLTVSEDEFKKELKGRLEQQFEERDSTFVNPDDYLSHYKFSPDPDKMDDYTGEDYETDFNFYFAYDGVHVFFNAYEIASYAEGSFDVCFSYDESLINDDYKLVDGTGYMEPDDIASYKDATYKGADKMHFEYQDEGGTYSSSLTLVNGDCRDTLDVDVDPTILERGVYHVYTGDGREYIYAMCDDVNDMEVFAVFDITGGKVKAVDCFYRDGVWIDIDGDYEGAAIWTNPEKILLTNYGVGLGTFTYLTICHVGDDGMPVTDDEAYAIDDVVSDEITVIMAVPANIVEDGEDTGKETTIPVGTVVVPIRCDDNSYIDVEADDGTIYRIYFSSLEYPGYINNKEVTEYFSGIVYVG from the coding sequence ATGAGAAAAAGACTTAATAAACATATAAAAAAGATCGTAGCACCTGTTTTTGCAGCGGCGCTTCTGGCAGGCTGCTCTATGCCAGACATGTCTTTGACTAAAGACTCTTTTGAAGGTGATTCTGAAGAAATGATAGGAGATGCCGGAGAGAGCCTGTCAGCTGATGAGAATATAGATGCCACAAAAGAAGATAAGGGTACATCTTCAGATTCTTCTGCAGATGCCAGCACTGTGGCAGATGAAGATAGTGATACAGATGATAACAAAGTGCCAGTCACAGATATAGCTGATATTCCTATATATAAGGTCATAGGCCGATATGACACAAGACGCTCAGATGATGACAATAAGACACTTCTTCTGACAACTAGCTTTAGCTCAGTCATGATAATTGATGATTATAAAGACGAGTATCCAAAGCTTTACGAAGTCTTAAGGCAGAGGGCTGATGAGGGGCTTGAGACATACACATCTGATAGTGAATCCATGTATAGCGAGGCTACAGAGCACTATGAAAGCATAAAAGATAGCGAACCACCTTATAATGAGGATGAATTCCCTTCATATTATAACGATGCCTGCGATAAAGTAACAAGATCTGACTCCAGGATATTAAGTATTGTTAGTGAAAATGATTTATATGCAGGCGGTGCGCACCCTTATCATTATATGGTAGGCGTGAGCTTCATTGTGGCAACCGGTGAGACTATCGCACTTTCTGATGTGCTGACAGTATCAGAGGATGAGTTCAAAAAAGAGCTTAAAGGAAGGCTTGAACAGCAGTTTGAAGAAAGAGATTCGACTTTTGTAAATCCGGATGATTATTTAAGCCATTACAAATTCAGCCCGGATCCCGACAAGATGGATGACTATACAGGCGAAGACTATGAAACAGACTTTAATTTTTATTTTGCCTATGATGGTGTTCATGTATTCTTTAATGCATATGAGATAGCCAGCTATGCTGAAGGCTCTTTTGATGTGTGCTTTTCTTATGATGAGAGCCTTATAAATGATGATTATAAGCTTGTTGATGGTACAGGTTATATGGAACCGGATGATATTGCAAGCTATAAGGATGCTACTTATAAGGGTGCAGATAAGATGCATTTTGAATATCAAGACGAAGGCGGTACCTATTCATCATCACTTACTCTGGTAAACGGCGATTGTAGGGATACTTTGGATGTAGATGTAGATCCTACTATTCTGGAACGTGGAGTATATCATGTGTATACAGGTGATGGCAGAGAGTATATCTATGCAATGTGTGATGATGTAAACGATATGGAAGTTTTTGCAGTCTTTGATATTACAGGTGGTAAGGTCAAGGCTGTAGATTGCTTTTATCGTGACGGAGTATGGATTGATATAGACGGCGACTATGAAGGCGCCGCTATCTGGACCAATCCTGAGAAAATTCTCCTTACGAATTACGGAGTTGGACTTGGAACTTTCACCTATCTGACCATATGTCATGTAGGCGATGATGGAATGCCTGTTACGGATGATGAAGCATATGCGATAGATGACGTTGTATCAGATGAGATAACAGTTATTATGGCAGTTCCAGCCAATATAGTTGAAGATGGAGAGGATACAGGAAAAGAAACCACTATCCCTGTAGGTACCGTAGTAGTACCTATAAGATGCGATGATAACTCTTATATAGATGTAGAAGCAGATGACGGTACTATATACAGAATCTATTTTTCATCACTTGAGTATCCTGGCTATATAAATAATAAAGAAGTAACAGAATACTTTTCAGGAATCGTGTATGTAGGATAA
- a CDS encoding CPBP family intramembrane glutamic endopeptidase, which produces MNAEVFQMADKEKTDKRRTIIGIIATYALMVLANIILSNAFSYIIFNGVSIPFYVYGTVVELGIVMPAIIYTVLKGESITESFGFRRIRFKTVLWTIVLTILSFPLYTCANVLSQIFVPNTAIESASEMSGSIFGSWFVVAIVASLCEEIAIRGFCFNRLKKVSSLFVAASISAIMFGVLHLNINQICYAMVLGFIFALANFASGSIWTSIIMHTIINSFGYAVVMIAELSTASAGINLEETAELQRTQTSSFLTTGLVLFVISIGCAFLIKIVLKKIAASENNQEAIEVF; this is translated from the coding sequence ATGAATGCAGAAGTGTTTCAGATGGCCGACAAAGAGAAGACAGATAAAAGACGTACAATAATAGGAATTATTGCTACTTATGCTTTGATGGTCCTGGCAAATATAATTCTCAGTAATGCTTTTTCTTATATTATTTTCAATGGAGTAAGTATTCCTTTTTATGTGTATGGGACTGTTGTTGAGCTGGGAATTGTGATGCCGGCGATCATTTACACTGTATTAAAAGGTGAGAGTATTACAGAGAGTTTTGGATTTCGTCGGATCAGATTTAAAACAGTTCTTTGGACAATAGTACTTACGATCCTTAGTTTTCCCTTATATACGTGTGCAAATGTTCTGTCACAGATTTTTGTCCCGAATACAGCGATAGAGTCTGCTTCAGAAATGTCAGGATCAATATTTGGATCCTGGTTTGTGGTGGCTATAGTAGCATCACTTTGTGAAGAGATTGCTATCAGGGGATTTTGCTTTAACAGATTGAAGAAAGTTTCTTCTCTTTTTGTTGCAGCATCTATCTCTGCTATCATGTTTGGCGTCCTTCATCTTAACATCAATCAGATATGCTATGCGATGGTTTTGGGCTTTATATTTGCCCTTGCAAATTTTGCAAGCGGTAGTATCTGGACATCTATCATTATGCATACGATAATCAATAGTTTTGGATATGCTGTTGTTATGATAGCAGAGCTTTCAACAGCTTCAGCAGGAATAAATCTTGAGGAGACAGCAGAGCTTCAAAGAACGCAGACCAGCTCATTTCTTACGACGGGGCTTGTGCTCTTTGTAATCTCGATAGGTTGTGCTTTTCTTATCAAAATAGTACTTAAGAAGATTGCTGCCAGTGAAAATAATCAGGAAGCTATCGAAGTATTTTGA
- a CDS encoding LytTR family DNA-binding domain-containing protein, which produces MEIKVKEILSEETEYIEIGCHRRDSRVEEIIRFVKLHQGTIEATKQEKQYQIPLSEIYYIEAVDDKTFIYLSKSCYESHKRLYEFEEFLADRSFARISKSVVVNLMKITSIKPALNGRFLCQLKNNENVIISRKYVAEIKERLRG; this is translated from the coding sequence GTGGAGATTAAGGTCAAAGAGATACTGAGCGAAGAAACTGAATATATTGAGATTGGATGCCACAGGCGCGATTCCAGGGTAGAAGAGATTATCCGTTTTGTTAAGCTCCATCAGGGCACTATTGAAGCTACAAAGCAGGAAAAACAGTATCAGATCCCACTTTCTGAAATCTATTATATCGAAGCTGTGGATGACAAGACTTTCATTTATCTGTCTAAGAGCTGTTATGAATCTCATAAGCGCTTGTATGAATTCGAAGAGTTTCTTGCAGATAGAAGCTTTGCCAGGATCTCTAAGTCGGTTGTTGTGAATCTTATGAAAATAACATCGATAAAACCGGCACTTAACGGAAGGTTCCTTTGTCAGCTTAAGAATAATGAAAACGTTATCATTTCAAGAAAATATGTGGCGGAGATTAAAGAAAGGCTTCGAGGATGA
- a CDS encoding VanZ family protein codes for MKKTTGRTIDLMFLSLTFSTALVLALIIHLTRQSGADTISTQNLIVSLFPELFPKHYHNAIWLMLELNSARKMAHIYEFGALGLFMTLMIITSPVGKKLRNNTASTKIIFMYSVGICSMASFCDQIHKTFIVYRHFDAQDLVLDAIGYITASAFICAFYYIKKHPIIHKPKYKITPDQAL; via the coding sequence ATGAAGAAAACAACGGGTAGAACTATTGATCTAATGTTCCTTTCATTAACATTTTCAACTGCTTTAGTACTTGCGCTTATCATACATCTCACAAGGCAAAGCGGTGCTGATACAATAAGCACTCAGAATCTTATAGTGTCTCTTTTTCCGGAGCTGTTCCCAAAGCATTATCACAATGCTATATGGCTTATGCTGGAACTTAACAGTGCAAGGAAGATGGCTCACATATATGAATTCGGCGCACTTGGCCTTTTCATGACTCTTATGATCATCACATCTCCTGTCGGCAAGAAATTGAGGAACAACACCGCTTCTACTAAAATTATATTTATGTATTCTGTTGGTATATGCTCCATGGCAAGCTTCTGCGATCAAATTCACAAGACTTTTATAGTATATCGCCACTTCGATGCTCAGGATCTTGTGCTGGATGCTATCGGATATATCACAGCGTCTGCTTTTATATGCGCCTTTTATTACATTAAAAAGCACCCCATAATCCATAAACCCAAATATAAGATTACGCCAGACCAGGCTTTATAA
- a CDS encoding ABC-F family ATP-binding cassette domain-containing protein — MNLLSMKDVSKAFTDKVLLDGASFGIDEGDRIGIIGINGTGKSTLLRLIAGQVEEDSGDIVKGNNVVISYLPQNPEFDMDYTLYEYVVSQNVARRHPRDPFEAKEFEAQIEGEAKKILNILGFNDIGQKVSKLSGGQRKKAALCARLLENSDILLLDEPTNHLDNAMNEWLQTYLENYRGALVMVTHDRYFLDLVCNKIVEVDQGKLYTYDTNYEGYLELRAQRIESALSTQDKHANILRKEIAWMRRGARARSTKQKAHIKRYEALRDEEKLKFDGDVEISAISSRLGKKTIELYNIGKSYGDRTLIKDFTFTFTRDDRIGILGPNGCGKTTLMKMIVGSIPPDSGHIEIGETVKIGYYAQEADTMDDNQRVIDYVKDTAEYIKTDDGYISASQMCEKFLFEGSLQYQPIGKLSGGEKRRLYLCKVLMEAPNVLILDEPTNDLDIKTLQILEDYLDSFPGIVIAVSHDRYFLDRVGRRMLTFDSYGGIHLYNGSYTEFFETHKEGVDGSLSWDFADDTTGASGKNKSSSGSNSTAASGASLNNGQDIPCGGTQPSSNDGRGSHKLKFSYKEQKEYETIEDDIAKSEEKIAGFEEDILANATDFGKLRELGEKKEAEEKRLEELMERYVYLEEKAEEIAKQNKE, encoded by the coding sequence ATGAATTTATTATCCATGAAAGATGTCTCTAAGGCATTTACAGATAAAGTGCTGCTTGATGGGGCATCATTTGGAATTGACGAGGGTGACCGAATCGGTATCATCGGTATCAATGGAACCGGTAAGTCCACGCTCCTTCGTCTTATAGCCGGACAGGTGGAAGAGGACTCCGGAGATATCGTTAAGGGTAACAACGTGGTCATTTCCTATCTTCCTCAGAATCCTGAATTTGATATGGACTATACCCTTTATGAATATGTTGTGTCCCAGAACGTTGCAAGAAGGCATCCTCGAGACCCATTTGAAGCCAAGGAATTTGAAGCTCAGATAGAAGGCGAAGCCAAGAAGATCCTCAACATCCTTGGATTTAATGATATAGGTCAAAAAGTCTCCAAATTATCCGGTGGCCAGAGGAAAAAGGCTGCGCTTTGCGCACGTCTTCTTGAAAACAGCGACATTCTTCTTCTGGACGAGCCTACAAACCATCTGGACAACGCCATGAACGAGTGGCTACAGACCTATCTTGAGAATTATAGGGGCGCTCTTGTTATGGTAACCCACGATAGGTATTTCCTTGATCTTGTCTGCAACAAGATAGTAGAAGTCGATCAGGGAAAACTCTATACCTATGATACCAACTATGAAGGTTACCTTGAACTTCGTGCTCAGCGCATAGAATCTGCGCTTTCGACTCAGGACAAGCATGCCAATATTCTGAGAAAAGAAATTGCGTGGATGAGGCGAGGCGCCCGTGCCCGTTCCACCAAACAAAAAGCCCATATAAAGCGTTATGAGGCTCTTCGCGATGAAGAAAAGCTCAAATTTGATGGTGATGTTGAGATATCTGCAATCTCTTCAAGACTTGGAAAAAAGACTATTGAACTCTATAACATAGGTAAGAGCTATGGTGACAGGACTTTGATCAAAGACTTCACCTTTACATTTACAAGAGATGACCGTATAGGTATCCTGGGTCCAAATGGCTGCGGTAAGACAACTCTTATGAAGATGATAGTAGGCAGCATCCCTCCTGATAGCGGTCATATCGAGATCGGAGAGACTGTCAAGATCGGATACTATGCTCAGGAAGCCGATACCATGGACGATAATCAGAGAGTTATAGACTATGTCAAGGATACTGCAGAGTATATAAAGACTGATGATGGCTATATCTCAGCATCCCAGATGTGTGAGAAGTTCCTGTTCGAAGGTAGCCTTCAGTATCAGCCGATAGGTAAGCTCTCAGGAGGAGAGAAAAGAAGACTGTATCTTTGTAAAGTTCTTATGGAGGCACCTAATGTTCTGATACTGGATGAGCCTACCAATGATCTTGATATCAAGACCTTGCAGATACTTGAAGATTACCTTGATTCTTTTCCCGGAATAGTAATTGCAGTATCTCATGACAGATACTTTCTGGACAGAGTCGGAAGACGCATGCTGACATTTGATTCATATGGCGGCATTCATTTGTACAACGGATCCTATACAGAGTTCTTCGAAACTCATAAGGAAGGTGTTGACGGAAGCTTGTCCTGGGATTTTGCAGACGATACTACAGGCGCTTCCGGAAAAAACAAGAGCTCATCAGGTTCTAATTCAACTGCAGCTTCCGGAGCATCACTAAATAACGGTCAAGACATTCCTTGTGGAGGAACCCAGCCTTCATCAAATGATGGAAGAGGCAGCCATAAATTGAAATTCAGCTATAAAGAACAAAAGGAATATGAGACAATAGAAGATGACATAGCAAAGTCTGAAGAAAAAATTGCTGGGTTTGAAGAAGATATACTCGCAAATGCAACTGACTTTGGTAAGCTCAGAGAACTTGGTGAGAAAAAAGAAGCAGAGGAAAAAAGACTGGAAGAGCTTATGGAAAGATATGTCTATCTTGAAGAAAAAGCTGAAGAGATCGCTAAGCAGAACAAGGAGTAA